The sequence below is a genomic window from Thermus hydrothermalis.
AGCTCCACCTCAAAATCCCCCGTGAACTCGGCGAGCTGCACGTCCTTGGGGATGTCAATCAGGACGGGCCCCGGGCGCCCCGTGGAGGCGATGTGGAAGGCCTCCCGCACCACCCGGGGGATCTCGTTCACGTCCTGGACCAGGTAGTTGTGCTTGGTGATGGGCATGGTGACCCCGGTGACGTCCGCCTCCTGGAAGGCGTCCGTGCCGATGAGGGCCCGGGGAACGTTGCCGGTGATGGCCACCACCGGGGTGGAGTCCATGTAGGCGTCGGCAAGCCCCGTGACCAGGTTGAGCGCCCCGGGGCCCGAGGTAGCCATGACCACCCCCACCCGGCCGCTCGCCCGGGCATAGGCTGTGGCCGCATGCACCCCTCCTTGTTCGTGCCGCACCAGGATGTGGCGGATCTTGCTGTCATAGAGGGCGTCGTAGGTGGGCATGATGGCCCCGCCCGGATGGCCGAAGATCAACTCCACCCCTTCCCGTTCCAGCGCCTTTAAAAGTGCCTCCGCTCCCTTCATCGCCCCCTCCTAAACCGAAACCCCCCGGTTTCCCGGGGGGTTTGGATGCGCCTGAAAACCGCTACACCCTACCCCCCGCTGGCCCTACGATTAGGACCAGGCCTAGGGATAGGGTGAGAGCGAAACGCATCTTGCCGCTAAGGATAGCCCGCACCCCGCGGGGGTGTCAAGGGGCCAAGCCGCTTGGCGATGGCAAAGAGGGCCAGCCTGGCGTGCTCCCGGCCGTTTTCTATGAACACCGAGCGGGTGTCGGGGCCAAAGGCGCAGGAGCCCACGGCGAAGAGGCCCGGAATGGAGGTTTCCAACTCAGGGCTTAGGCGAGGCTTTTCCCCTTCGTAAACCACACCGGCCTCCCGCAGCAGGCGGTCCTCGGCCCGGTAGCCGATGAGGACCAGCACGAAGTCCGCCTCCAAGAAGACCCGCCCAGCGGGGCGCCTAAGCCAGAGGCCCTCGAGGGTAATCGCCTCCACCTCCGCCTCCATGAAGGCCTCTATGCTCCCCTCTTTCACCCGGTTTTCAAAATCGGGAAGAAGCCAGTACTTGACGCTAGGGCGCACCCACTTCCCCCGGTGGACCAAGACCACCTTCGCCCCAGCCCGGTAAAGCTCCAAAGCCGCCTCCACCGCCGAGTTGCTCCCCCCTACCACCGCCACCTTGCGGCCGAAGAAGGCCTCCCCCTCCTCGTAGCGGTGCAGGACGTGGGGCAGGTCCTCCCCGGGCACGCCCAGGCGGTTGGGGTTGCCGTAGTAGCCCGTGGCCAGGACCACGTAGCGGGCGAGGAAGGTCTTCTCCCCTTGCCGTCCCCGGGCGAAAACCTGAAAGGCCCCCTCCTGGCCTTGGATGCGGAGAACCTCCGTGTAGGTGAGGACGTTCAAGGCCTCCCGCTCCGCCACGCGCTGGTAGTAGAGGAGGGCCTCCCTGCGGGTGGGCTTGGGGCCGTGGGACACCAAGGGGTGGCCCCCGATCTCTATGTTCTTGCTCTCGGAGAAAAAGAGCATGTTCCGGGGAAAGCGGTAGATGGTTTCCGCCACCGTGCCCTTTTCCAACACCAGGTGGGAAAGCCCATGGCGCTTGGCCTCTATGGCGCAGGCAAGCCCCACGGGACCCGCCCCCACCACCAACACGTCCACCATGCTCCCCAGTTTATGGGGTATAGTTCTTGCCCATGGAGTGGCTCGCTAACCCCGAGGTCTGGATCGCCCTCGTCACCCTCACGGTGCTGGAGGTGGTCCTGGGCGTGGACAACGTGATCTTTATCAGCATCCTGGCCTCTAAGCTTCCCAAAGAGGAGCAGGACCGGGCCCGGGTTCTGGGCCTGAGCCTGGCGGCGGTGACCCGCATCCTCTTCCTCCTCTCCATCGCCTGGATCATGGCGCTTAAGAAACCCCTCTTCGCCCTTTTGGGCCACGAGGTCACGGGGAAGGACCTGGTCCTGATGGCTGGGGGGCTTTTCCTCATCTACAAGTCGGTGAAGGAAATCCACGAGAAGCTGGAAGGGGAGCCGGGGCATGCGGTGAAGCGGGTGGCTCCGAGCTTCGCCAGCGTCATCGCCCAGGTCCTCCTGCTGGACATCGTCTTCTCCATTGACTCCGTGATCACCGCCGTGGGCCTCACCCGCTATGTGCCCGTGATGGTGGCGGCCATCCTCATCTCCGTGGCCATCATGCTCCTCGCCTCCAAGGGCATCTACGCCTTCGTGAACGAGCACCCCACGGTGAAGATGCTCGCCCTAAGCTTCCTCCTCCTCATCGGCTTCACCCTGGTGGCGGAAGGAACAGGGGTTCACATCCCCAAGGGCTACGTCTACTTCGCCATGGGCTTCGCCGTCTTCGTGGAGTGGCTGAACCTGCGGGCGGGGCTCAGGGGCAAGCCCGTGAAGCTCCACCAGCCGTATGAAGAGGAAGGGTAAAATCGGGCCGGAGGTGGTCCTATGGAATACCGGATTGAGCGGGACACCATGGGCGAGGTGAAGGTGCCGGCGGACAAGTACTGGGGGGCCCAGACCCAGCGTTCCCTGGAGCATTTTAAGATTGGGGCCTGGCGTTTCCGCATGCCCATAGAGGTCATAAGGGCCTACGGCATGCTGAAAAAGGCCGCCGCCAGAGCCAACCTGGAACTTGGGGAGCTTCCCGAGGAAATCGCCAAGGCCATCATCCAGGCGGCGGAAGAAGTGGTCCAGGGCAAGCTGGACGAGCACTTCCCCCTGGTGGTCTTCCAGACGGGTTCGGGCACCCAGACCAACATGAACGTGAACGAGGTCATCGCCAACCGGGCCTCGGAGATCTTGGGAAAGCCCCTTGGGAGCAAGTACGTCCACCCCAACGACCACGTGAACCGGGGCCAGAGCTCCAACGACACCTTCCCCACCGCCATGTACGTGGCCACGGCCCTGGCCCTTCACCAACGGCTCTACCCGGCGGCGGAAGCCCTCATCGCCACCTTTGAGGAGAAGGCCAAGGCCTTTGACACCATCGTCAAAACCGGGCGCACCCACCTTATGGACGCCGTGCCCATCACCTTGGGGCAGGAGGTGGGAAGCTGGGCGGCGCAACTTAGGAACACCCTGGGCATGGTGAAGGAGGCGGGAAAGGGCCTCTACAACCTCGCCATCGGCGGCACCGCCGTGGGCACGGGGCTCAACGCCCACCCCCGCTTCGGCGAGCTGGTGGCCCAGTACCTGGCGGAGGAGACGGGCCTTCCCTTCCGGGTGGCGGAAAACCGCTTCGCCGCCTTGGCCGCCCACGACGAGCTTGCCCACGTGATGGGGGCTTTGCGCACCCTGGCCGGGGCCCTGATGAAGATCGGGAACGATATCCGCTGGCTGGCCTCGGGGCCTTACGGGGGGATTGGGGAGATCTTCATCCCCGCCAACGAGCCCGGCTCCTCCATCATGCCCGGCAAGGTGAACCCCACCCAGGTGGAGGCCCTCACCATGGTGGTGGTGCGGGTCTACGGCAACGACCACGCCGTGGCCTTTGCCGCAAGCCAGGGGAACTTCCAGCTCAACGTCTACAAGCCGGTGATGGTGGACGCCGCCCTCGAGTCCATCAAGCTCCTGGCGGACGCCATGGAATCCTTTGACGAGCACCTGGCCAAGGGGATTGAGCCCAACCTGGAGCGGATTGAGGAGCACCTGCAGAAAAACCCCATGCTGGCCACCGCCCTCAACAAGGCCATCGGCTACGACAAGGCGGCGGAGATTGTGAAGAAGGCCATCAAGGAGAAGAAGTCCTTGAAGCAGGCGGCCTTGGAGCTGGGCTACCTTACCGAAGAGGAGTTTGACCGCATCGTGGTGCCCCTAAAGCTCGCCAAGCCCCACGAGGGCTAGGGCGCTTTGTGAGGACGCCCACCCCCTAAAGGGGTGGGTGCCTTATAGTGGGGCTTGGGAGGTGAGGTATGCCGTACCCGTTCAAGCTACCCGAACTCGGTTACCCCTACGAGGCCCTGGAGCCCCACATTGACGCCCAGACCATGGAGATCCACCACCAGAAGCACCACGGGGCCTACGTGAACAACCTCAACGCCGCCCTGGAAAAGTACCCCTACCTGCACGGGGCCGAACTGGAGGTGCTCCTCCGCCATTTGGCCGCCTTGCCCCAGGACATCCAGATGGCGGTGCGCAACAACGGGGGCGGGCACCTGAACCATAGCCTTTTCTGGCAACTCCTTACCCCGGGCGGGGCCAAGGAGCCCGTGGGGGAGCTCAAGAAGGCCATTGACGAGCAGCTGGGCGGCTTCCAGGCCCTAAAGGAGAAGCTCACCCAGGCGGCCATGGGCCGCTTCGGCTCGGGCTGGGCCTGGCTCGTGAAGGACCCCTTCGGCAAGCTCCACGTCCTCTCCACCCCCAACCAGGACAACCCCGTGATGGAGGGCTTCACCCCCATCGTGGGCATTGACGTTTGGGAGCACGCCTACTACCTGAAGTACCAAAACCGCCGGGCGGACTACCTCCAGGCCATCTGGAACGTGCTCAACTGGGACGTGGCGGAGGCCTTCTACAAGAAGGCCTAAAGGCCTCGCGCCTCCAGGGGGCCGGGAGAGGCCCCCTTTATCCTTCCAAGAGGCGGGCCAGGGCCTCCTCCAGGGCCGCCACCGCCTCCTTCACCCGCCAGGCCCCCTTGTCCCGGACGCCGGCGGGGTTGGAGATGGCCCGAAGCTCCGCCCCCCGGATGCCGAGGGCGAGGCAGGCCCGGGCGAAGGCCGCCCCCTCCATGTTCTCCAAGGCGGCGTTCCACCGGCTGGCCAAGGCCAGGGCCTCCTCGAGGCCTTCTGAAACCAGGTCCCGGGTGAGGCCGGTGACGACCCGAAGGCCGAGGCTCTGGGCCAGGCTTTGGGTGAGGCCAGGATCCAGGGGAAAGCGGTTAAAAAAGTAGAGCTTTTCCCCAAGCTCCAAGGCCGGGAAGCCCAAGGGAGCAAGGCCCTCCTTTAGCCCCAGGTCCGCCTCTACCTCCTCCCCCACCAGGACCAGATCCCCCGGGCGGAGGCCGCTACCCGGGTAGGCCCCGGCGATGCCGAAAAGGAGGGCCTTTTCCACCTCGTGGGTGGCCGCCCAAAGGGCCAGGGCGAGGGCGGCATTGACCTTGCCGATGCCCGTTTCCAGGTAGACGAACCCCTCCCCCCTAAGCCCCTTCCGCCCGAGGAAGGCGAAGGGCTCGCCCCGGAGGAAGGGGGCCTCGAGGGCCGTGGGGGAAAGGAGGAGCCACACTAGTCCACCACCCGGAAGCCCAAGGCCTCCGCCCGCTCCACGAAGAACTGGATGTTTTCCCCTTTGAGCTCTCCCCCCAGGCTCTTGCGGTCAAAGGCCTCCTCCGCCGCCAGGATCATGGTTTCCGCCAGGCAGGCGGGGACCTGGTCCCGGGCGCCAAAGTGGAGGTCCAGGGTGGCCCAAGCCTCCCCGGGAAGCCGCACCACCCCCCCGGGGATGACCCGCACCCCCGGCACCTCCCTCACGGAGGGGTGGACGTCCGGGGGCACCCCCTCATCGTAGATCCAGGCCCCGGGCTTCACGTGCTCGGGGTAGATGACGGGGTTGGGGTCGCTGGTGGCGGTGAAGACGAGGTCCGCCTCCCGGATGGCCCCCACCTCGGTGCTCACCTGGATCTCGGGGGCTTCCCCTTTCCGCTCCAGGTTTTTCCTCAAGGTTTCCGCCGCCCGCCCAAGCCGTTCCAGGTCCCGCCCCACCAGGATGAGCCGGCCCACCAGGGGGGCGATCTGCCGGGCGATGCCGAAGGCCACCACCCCGTTGGCCCCCACCACGGCGGCGGTGGTGGCCTTTAGGTCCTTGCCGCTTTGGGCGAAGTGGGCGAGGATCTGGGGGATGGCCGCCTTTACCGTGCCAGCGGTGTAGGCGCCGCCGTTGGTCACCTGGATCCCCGGCACCGCCTCCTGCACCCTCTTCCCCTTCTCCCCCACCACGCTCCAAAAGGCCCCCAGGCCCACCACCGTGGCCCCAAGCTCCTGGGCGAGCCTCGCCCCCTGGATGGCCCGCCTCACGGCAAGCTCGGGCTTCCCCTTGATCTGGTGGGGCAGGAGGGGGGCGGAGATCAGGTGGCAGAGCACCTCCCGCCCGTCCGCCGTCTTCACCCCGCGCACCTCCCCCACCTTCATGGGGCGGAAGCGCTCCGCAAGCCCCTCTATCCACTCCTTTCGCAGAAGCCCCAGGCGCACCAAGGGCCTAAGCCAGCGGAACCGGGGGCTTTGCCAAAAATCCTCTAGGGTAAGGGGGTGGATGAGGAAGGCGCAGACCACCTGCTTTTCCGAGGGGAGGGGCAAGGGGTTTCCCAGCTTGGGCTCGGTGCCCTCGAGGATCCGGCCCAGGTTCTCCTTGTAGCGCCAAAGGGCGAGGAGAAGGAGCCCCCAGGCGAGAAGCCTTTCCACCCCGCCCCACCCCCCGAGGAACCCCGCCAAGACGAGGCCCAAGGGAAGCCCCAAAGCCCCCAAGGAGGCGTAGCCCGTGAGGGCGTAAAGGGCAAGCCCCAGGGCCACGGGCACCATCCCCAAGGCGGGGGGCAAGGGAAGCCCCGCCACGATGCCCAAGAGGACCCCGGCCCCCTTGGCCCGAAGCGGCCAAGGGTCGCGCAGGAAAAGGGGGTAGAGGTGGCCCAGGTAGGCCGCCATCGCCAGAAGGAGAAGCTCCGCCAGGGAAAGCCCGAGGGCGCGCCCCAAGAGGAGGGGGAGGTACCCCTTCAAGAAGTCCAGGGCAAAGGCCAGGAGGGTAAACCCTATACCTAGGCGCCTAACGGCGTTTTCCAGACCCAAGGTGTAGGGGCTTGCCGTGCGCAGGTCTACCCCCCGCCGCCGGGCGAGCCAGTACCCCAAAGGAAGCGCCCCCACCGCGTATGCCAAGGGAAGCAAGAAGGCGGTCATCGCAGGTAGTTTAGCCCGGCCACCGCTCCCCCGGTGAGGAGGAGGACGATAAGCCCTGCGGCCAGGACCCCCAAGGAAATGGCCAAGAAGGCGTAGCGCCGCCTAAGCCCGAGCACCACGGCGAGGACCGCCCCGCTCCAGGCCCCGGTGCCGGGAAGGGGCACGGCCACGAAGAGGAAAAGGCCCAAAGCGCCGAGCCTTTGCACCTGCTCTTCCCCCTTTAGCCGAACCCGGGCCTCGAGGGCCCGCCAGAGCCGGGCAAAGAAGGGGTGGCGGGTGATTAGGCCCACCGCCCAGGGCAGGAGGGCCAGGGCCACGGGGGCCACCAAGAGGTTGCCGAGAAGGCTCAAGAGAAAAGCCTCCCACGGGGGAAGCCCCAAGGCTACCCCCAAGGGGATCGCCCCCCTTAGCTCCACCACGGGCAGGGCGGCCACCAAGACCACGTAAAGCTCAGGCGGCATGGTCAAAAAAAGCGCCCTGCCAGGAAGCCTCCCGCAGGGCGCCAAGGGGCACGCTTTAGGCCGAGGCCCGGGCGGCCTTGGCCCTTTCCACGAGCTCGGCAAAGGCCTGGGGCTCCCGCACCGCCAGATCCGCCAAGACCTTGCGGTCCAGCTCCACCCCCGCCTTCTTCAGGCCGTGGATGAAGGAGGAGTAGTTGAGCCCGTGCTGGCGGCAAGCGGCGTTGATGCGCACGATCCAGAGCTTGCGGAAATCCCGCTTCTTCCGCTTGCGGTGGGCGTAGGCGTAGTTCCCAGCGGCGAAGAGGGTTTCCCGGGCCTTGCGCACGCTCTTGGAGCGAAGGCCCCAGTAGCCCTTGGCGAGCTTCAGAATCTTCTTGTGCTTCCTGCGGCGGACAACCCCGGTTTTGGCGCGCGGCATCCTCTACCTCCTTTACGCGTAGGGGAGAAGGAGCTTGATCCGCTCCGCCTCGGGCTTGGCCAGGGTGAACTTCCGCCCCTTCTGCCGGATCTCCTTACCGGACTTGTGCCAGTTGAGGTGCCGCTTGCCCGTCTTCATGGCCACCACCTTGCCCGAAGCGGTCACCTTTACCCGCTTCTTGGCGCCCTTATGGGTCTTCATCTTCGGCATACGCTTCCTCCTGCCCTTGGGAAGCGCCCCTAGAAGGGGTCTTGAGGGCTCCCCAAAAGCCTTCCCACTATACCAAGGGAAACGCCCTCCGTCTAGGCGGACACCTTGGCGGGGGCCAGGAGCATGTTCATGTCCCGGCCCAAGAGCTCGGGCTTCATCTCCACCACGGCAAGGCCCTTGAGGTCCTCGGCCACGCGGTTCAAAAGCCTTTCCCCAAGCTCGGGGTGGCTCATCTCCCGCCCCCGGAACATGATGGTGACCTTGACCTTGTGCCCCTCCTCCAGGAAGCGCTTGATATGGTTGAGCTTGGTCTGATAGTCGTGGTCGTCAATCTTGACCCGGAACTTGATGGACTTGACCTCGGTGCGCTTGGCCTTCTTCCGGGCCTCCTTCTCCGCCACCTGCTGCTCGTAGCGCCACTTGGAGTAGTCCATGATGCGGGCCACGGGCGGGTCGGCGGTGGGGCCCACCAGGACCAGGTCCAGGTCCTGCTCCTCTGCAAGGCGCAGGGCCTCCCGCGTGTCCATGATGCCGAGCTGTTGCCCATCGGGTCCGATGACCCTCACCTGTTTGGCGCGGATGCGTTCGTTTACCAGGTACTCCTTTATCTACACCACCTCCTAGCCCGCAGGGCCTTGGCCTCTTCCTGTGCGGGCTAAGGGCAGTCTAGCAGGAAGCCTTCCCCACTACAATGGGGGCATGGTCCAGGTGGAACGCGGGCGGGTCTACCGCCTTTACCTCAATGACCCCGAGCGGCGAAACCCCCTCTCCCCCGCCATGGTGGAGGGCCTCCTGAAGGCCCTAGGGGAAGCGGAGGAAGACCCCGAGGCCAAGGCGGTGGTCCTCACCGGGAAAGGCCAGGCCTTTAGCGCTGGGGCGGACCTGGCTTTTCTGGAAAGGGTCACGGAGATGGGGGCGGAGGAAAACTACCGCCACTCCCTTTCCCTCATGCGCCTCTTTCACCGCCTCTACACCTTCCCCAAGCCCACGGTGGCGGCGGTGAACGGCCCGGCGGTGGCGGGCGGGGCCGGGCTTGCCACCGCCTGCGACCTCGTGGTCATGGACGAGGGGGCCAAGCTGGGCTACACCGAGGTCAAGATCGGCTTCGTGGCCGCCCTGGTTTCCGTGATCCTGGTGCGGGCCGTGGGGGAAAAGGTGGCGAAGGACCTCCTCCTCACGGGGCGCCTCGTGGGGGCGGAAGAGGCCCGGGCCCTAGGGCTCGCAAACCGCATAAGCCCTCCCGGGAAGGCCCTGGAGGAGGCGGTGGCCCTGGCGGAGGAGGTGGCGCAAAACGCCCCCACCTCCTTGCGCCTCACCAAGGAGCTTTTGCTCGCCCTGCCGGGGATGGGCCTCGAGGACGGCTTCCGCCTCGCCGCCTTGGCCAACGCCTGGGTGCGGGAAACCGGGGATCTCAAGGAGGGCATCCGCGCCTTTTTTGAGAAGAGAAAGCCCCGCTTCTCGTAGACTTGGGTTATGGGCCTCGTCCCCGAGTGCTTCATCACCGAGATCGTGGAGCGGGACCTCAAGGAGGGAAAGTACCCTAAGCTCCTCACCCGCTTTCCCCCCGAACCCAACGGCTACCTGCACATCGGCCACGCCCGGAGCATCCTCCTCAACTTCGGCCTCGCCCTGGACTATGGTGGGGAGTGCAACCTCCGCTACGACGACACCAACCCGGAAACGGAGAAGGAGGAGTACGCCCGGGCCATTGAGGAGGACGTGCGCTGGCTCGGGTTCACGCCGAACCGCATCCTCTACGCCTCGGACTACTTTGAAACGATGTACGAATGCGCCCTGGTCCTCATCCGAGAGGGCAAGGCCTACGTGGACGACCTTTCCGAGGAGGAGATGAGCGCCCTCAGGGCCGAGGGCAAGCCGAGCCCCTACCGGGAGCGGAGCGTGGAGGAGAACCTGGAGCTCTTTGAGAGGATGCGCCGGGGGGAGTTCCCCACGGGAAGCCGGGTCCTGAGGGCCAAGATTGACCCCGCCCATCCCAACTTCAAGCTCCGGGACCCGGTGCTTTACCGCATCGTCCACGCCCCCCACTACCACGCCGGGGACCGGTGGGTCATCTACCCCATGTACGACTACGCCCACCCCCTCGAGGACTTCATTGAGGGCGTGACCCACTCCCTCTGCACCCTGGAGTTTGAGAACAACCGGGCGGTCTACGACTGGGTCATTGAGAACCTCAAGGGGAAGTGCGGCCTGCCCCTCGCCCCCAGGCCCCACCAGTACGAGTTCGCCCGGCTGGACCTGAGCCACACGGTCCTCTCCAAGCGCAAGCTCATCCGGCTGGTGGAGGGGGGGTACGTTTCGGGCTGGGACGACCCCAGGCTTCCCACCTTAAGGGCGCTTAGGCGGCGGGGGGTGCGGCCCGAGGCCATCCTGGAGTTCGTTCGCCGCACGGGGATTTCCCGCAACGAGGCCCTCATTGAGATGGACCTCTTTGAGGAGGTGGTGCGGGACGACTTGAACCCCATCGCCCCCCGGGTCCTGGGGGTGGTGGAGCCCCTAAAGGTCCTCCTCACCAACTACCAGGGGGAGGAGTGGCTCGAGGCCCCCTACTGGCCCCGGGACATCCCCAAGGAGGGTACCCGTCCCCTGCCCTTTTCCCCCGAGCTTTACATTGAGCGCACGGACTTTGCCCTCAACCCCCCCAAGGGCTGGAAGCGGTTCGCCCCCGGGCAGCGGGTGCGCCTCCGCCACGCCTACGTGATAGAGCTGGAGGACGTGGTGGAGGAAGGGGGCGAGGTGAAGCTCCTCAAGGCCCGCATCGTCCCCGGGACCCTGGGGGCCAACCCGGAGGACGGGGTCAAGCCCAAGGGGGTGATCCACTGGGTTTCCGCCCGCCACGCCCTGCCCGTGGAGTTCCGCCTCTACAACCGCCTCTTCCTCACCAAGGACCCGGAGGAGGGCGGGGACTTCCTGAAGAACCTGAACCCCGAGGCCCTGGTGGTCAGGCATGGCTTCGTGGAGCCGAGCCTCGCCCAAAACCCCAAGGACACCCGCTACCAGTTGGAGCGGCTGGGCTACTTCTGGCAAGACCCTGTGGACTCGAGGCCCGGGGCCCTGGTCCTAAACCGCATCGTCCCCCTCAAGGAGGGGTACAAGGCCTAAAGCCCCAGGCTTAGGCCCAAGGCCGCCCCCACCCCGAAGCCCTGGGTGGGGGTTAGGTAGTAGGTGGGGTGAACCTCCAGGTAGGCCCCGAGGAGGGGGAGGGGCAGGTTGAGCCAGGTGCCCAAGACCGCCCGCACGCCCCCCTGGCCCCGGGTGTCCCCGGGGTAGCTTAAGGCGGGCCCCGTGCCGTAGAAGCTCCCCAGGCCCAGGTAGAGGTCGGTGAGGGGAAGCTTGAGGAGGAGGTCCACCCCACCCCCCAGGACCTCGAGGCCCACCCCCCCGTAGACCCGCCCCTCCGCCAAAAAAGGCACCAGGGCGAAGCGCACGCCCCCTTGCACGCCGAAGGGGCTACCCAGGCTCACCTCCGCCCGCTGGGCTAGCCCCAAGGCCAAAAGAACCCCAAGTAGCGCCAAAGCCCTACGCACGCCGCACCTCCTCTAAGAGCTCCGCCACCTTGGCCACCTGGGCCCGGTGCACCCCGGGCCGGTAGTCCACCATGACCGCCTCCACCTTGAGCATCCCCAAGGCCCTGAGGAAGGCCTCCTTTAGGGCCCTGCTTTCCAAAGGGCTCACCCGCATGCCCAGATGCGGATGGTGGGCGAGAAAGGCCTCGGCCAGTTCCCGGCGCGTCCAGATGCCGGAAAGCCTCTGGCCCAGGGCCTCCACCACCAGGTGCTCCCCCGGCTCCCCTTCCAACACGTACCAGACCCCGGAAAGCTCGGGCTCCACGGGTAGATAATACCTTCCGTGCGCCTGGACCGGTACCTGGTGGAAAAGGGCCTTGCGGAAAGCCGGGAGAAGGCCAAAGCCCTCATCGCCCAGGGCAAGGTTCTTGTGGAGGGCAAGGTGGTGGCGAAGCCCGCCTTCCCTGTGCCCGAAGGGGCCCGGGTGGAGGTCCTGGAAGAGGCCCGCTACGTGAGCCGGGGTGCCTACAAGCTCCTGGGGGCCCTGGAGGCCTTTCCCTTGGAGGTGGCGGGCAAGGTGGCGGCGGACCTGGGGGCGAGCACGGGAGGCTTCACCCAGGTGCTCTTGGAAAGGGGGGCGAGGCGGGTCTACGCCGTGGACGTGGGGAAAGGGCAACTCCACCCCACCTTGCGCCAGGACCCCCGGGTGGTGAGCCTCGAGAAGCAGGACGCCCGCACCCTCCACCTCCCCGAGCCCGTGGACTTCTTGGTCATGGACGTGTCCTTCATCTCCTCCACCCTCCTCCTGCCCAAGGTCTTGGACCTTCTCAAGCCCGGGGGGGACGCCTTGGTCCTGGTCAAGCCCCAGTTTGAGCTCTGGCCTGGAGCCCACAAGGGGGTGGTGCGGGAGGAGGCCCTAAGGCGAGAGGCCCTCCGCCGGGTGCGGGAGAAGGCGGAAGCCTTGGGCTTCCGGGTGCTCGGGGAAAAGGAAAGCCCCCTCCCGGGCAAGGAGGGAAACCGGGAGGTCTGGCTTTGGCTCAGGCGCCCTTAAGCCATTCCTCGGCGATCTGCACGGCGTTGAGGGCGGCCCCCTTCAGGAGCTGGTCCCCCACCACGAAGAAGTCCAGGCCGTTCTCAAAGGCGAGGCTTTGGCGGATCCGCCCCACCTCCACGTCCCACTTGTGGCTGGCGGTGAGGGGCATGGGGTAGCGCTTGGCCAAAGGCTCGTCCACCACCTCCACCCCGGGGGCCTGCCGCAGGACCTCCCGCGCCGCCTCGGGGGTGACGGGCTCGGCGAACTCCACGCTCACCGCCTCCGCGTGCGCCCTAAGGGTGGGTACCCGCACGGCGGTGGCGCTGATGCGGATGGACTCGTCCCCGAAGATCTTGTGGGTTTCCCACACCACCTTCATCTCCTCCCGGGTGTAGCCGTTTTCCTGGAAGGTGTCTATGTGGGGGATGACGTTGAAGGGAAGGGGGTGGGCGAAGACCTGGGCCTCTGGCGTCTCCCCGTGGAGATAGCGGTGGGTTTCCCTTAGAAGCTCCTCCATCCCCTTCGCCCCCGCCCCCGAGGCCGCCTGGTAGGTGGCCACGATAACCCGCTTGGCCCGGAAGGCCCGGTGCAGGGGCCAAAGGGCCATGGCCAGGATGGCGGTGGTGCAGTTGGGGTTGGCGATGATCCCCTGGTGGCGGAAGATGGCCTCCCGGTTCACCTCGGGCACCACCAGGGGCACCCAGGGCTCGTAGCGGAAGGCGCTGGAGTTGTCCACCACCACCGCACCCCCCTCCACCCAAAGGGGGGCGAGGGCCTTGGAAAGGGCCCCGCCGGCGCTCGCCAGGACGATATCGGCGGGCAAGGGGCCTTCCGGCAAGGGCTCCACGGGGATTTCCTCCCCCCTGAAGGCCAGGCGCTTCCCGGCGGAGCGGGGGGAGGCGTAGAGCCTAAGGTCGCTTAGGGGAAAGTTGCGGGCCTCGAGGACCTTCAGGATCTCCTGCCCCACGGCCCCCGTGGCCCCCACCACGGCTACCCTCATGCCGCCCATGGTATCACCACCTAAGCTTCTCCCGCAAAAACCCCTCCAGCTCGTCCACGTGGAGCCGAATCTGCTCCATGGTGTCCCGGTCCCGCACCGTGACCGTGTCCTTGAGCCGGGTGGTGCCGTCCTTGCTCTGGCCGATGGTATCGTAGTCCACGGTGATGGCGAAGGGGGTCCCCACCTCATCGTGGCGGCGGTAGGCCTTGCCGATGTTGCCCGTGTCCTCGTAGAGGATCCGCCCGAGGCCCAGGGCCTGGAGCTTGGCCTTAAGGGCTTTGGCGTACTGGGTGATCTCGGGCCGGTTTTTGGCGAGGGGAATGACCGCCGCCTTGATGGGGGCGAGCTGGGGCTTGAGCTTGAGGACGATGCGCTCTTCCCCATTGGGCAGCTCCTCCCGGGTGAAGGCCTCGGCCAAAAGGGCCA
It includes:
- a CDS encoding YpdA family putative bacillithiol disulfide reductase — its product is MVDVLVVGAGPVGLACAIEAKRHGLSHLVLEKGTVAETIYRFPRNMLFFSESKNIEIGGHPLVSHGPKPTRREALLYYQRVAEREALNVLTYTEVLRIQGQEGAFQVFARGRQGEKTFLARYVVLATGYYGNPNRLGVPGEDLPHVLHRYEEGEAFFGRKVAVVGGSNSAVEAALELYRAGAKVVLVHRGKWVRPSVKYWLLPDFENRVKEGSIEAFMEAEVEAITLEGLWLRRPAGRVFLEADFVLVLIGYRAEDRLLREAGVVYEGEKPRLSPELETSIPGLFAVGSCAFGPDTRSVFIENGREHARLALFAIAKRLGPLTPPRGAGYP
- a CDS encoding TerC family protein, which translates into the protein MEWLANPEVWIALVTLTVLEVVLGVDNVIFISILASKLPKEEQDRARVLGLSLAAVTRILFLLSIAWIMALKKPLFALLGHEVTGKDLVLMAGGLFLIYKSVKEIHEKLEGEPGHAVKRVAPSFASVIAQVLLLDIVFSIDSVITAVGLTRYVPVMVAAILISVAIMLLASKGIYAFVNEHPTVKMLALSFLLLIGFTLVAEGTGVHIPKGYVYFAMGFAVFVEWLNLRAGLRGKPVKLHQPYEEEG
- the fumC gene encoding class II fumarate hydratase is translated as MEYRIERDTMGEVKVPADKYWGAQTQRSLEHFKIGAWRFRMPIEVIRAYGMLKKAAARANLELGELPEEIAKAIIQAAEEVVQGKLDEHFPLVVFQTGSGTQTNMNVNEVIANRASEILGKPLGSKYVHPNDHVNRGQSSNDTFPTAMYVATALALHQRLYPAAEALIATFEEKAKAFDTIVKTGRTHLMDAVPITLGQEVGSWAAQLRNTLGMVKEAGKGLYNLAIGGTAVGTGLNAHPRFGELVAQYLAEETGLPFRVAENRFAALAAHDELAHVMGALRTLAGALMKIGNDIRWLASGPYGGIGEIFIPANEPGSSIMPGKVNPTQVEALTMVVVRVYGNDHAVAFAASQGNFQLNVYKPVMVDAALESIKLLADAMESFDEHLAKGIEPNLERIEEHLQKNPMLATALNKAIGYDKAAEIVKKAIKEKKSLKQAALELGYLTEEEFDRIVVPLKLAKPHEG
- a CDS encoding superoxide dismutase, with protein sequence MPYPFKLPELGYPYEALEPHIDAQTMEIHHQKHHGAYVNNLNAALEKYPYLHGAELEVLLRHLAALPQDIQMAVRNNGGGHLNHSLFWQLLTPGGAKEPVGELKKAIDEQLGGFQALKEKLTQAAMGRFGSGWAWLVKDPFGKLHVLSTPNQDNPVMEGFTPIVGIDVWEHAYYLKYQNRRADYLQAIWNVLNWDVAEAFYKKA
- the mqnB gene encoding futalosine hydrolase, whose amino-acid sequence is MWLLLSPTALEAPFLRGEPFAFLGRKGLRGEGFVYLETGIGKVNAALALALWAATHEVEKALLFGIAGAYPGSGLRPGDLVLVGEEVEADLGLKEGLAPLGFPALELGEKLYFFNRFPLDPGLTQSLAQSLGLRVVTGLTRDLVSEGLEEALALASRWNAALENMEGAAFARACLALGIRGAELRAISNPAGVRDKGAWRVKEAVAALEEALARLLEG